The sequence CGTCTGCTCAGTGGACATGGATGAAATGTCATTGATAGATGACGACTGAGAAGGAGTGGCGTTGCTACTTACTGCTGCATCTGTGCTAAGAAaaccaaatataataaaatctgaGGCATGACACTGCTTCAAATCCAGGCAATGAGACTTCAGGTCATTTCTCAGCTCTGTCCTTTTGTAGTTTCCTATACTATTAGTATAAACAAGAAGTTAGTTGACTGTACACTTTGAACTTTTTCTGGAGTCTTTCTTTAGGCTCAAAATCCCAAATATTCCTCTCTTTCCCTGCAATATTCTCTTTCTTCCCAGTACTAAACATCATAAAGCACTCATGTATAATCATGTTAACTACTTTAAAAATACCTGCTGGttttaaaaagatactaaaaGAAAATTGCTGAATTTATCCTAAAACTATCAGTATCACAAAAGGCTTAAGCCCAAGTAGGATTCAAGTGTTTTCAGACATTTCAATTATAATCATAAACACTTAGTCCAAGGAAAAAAAGCATCAAGCTTTGAAAAATtcttttgcaataaaaatatcttctaaaaGAAGGACTGtatacaaacaaataagaaaaggaaaaaaaaaaaatagtggactcttgtttactttatttttgctttctaaatCCCCAAAACTGACATTTTAAGGTAAATGAAACTATCCTACTTCCTACTATCTATATTTCAGTCTCatttgaacaaaaacaaaacattcaggCTCTCAGTGGTCAGTCTTAAGTTTGTGCTTACTTAACAACAAGCACCTAAATTCGTATTGAAGTTTATATAATCTCTAGACACTTGACACATACGTCATGCTGAATATAAAGTTCAAGAATAAGAAGCAGTCCAATATGTACTTATGTGCACATGCATGCGCTTTCCAGTGGGagtggaaggagaaaataaatataacaaagaatTCTGTTTCAGGTAGAACCCTATAGGACATAAGTTAACTTGTATATATTATGTCTCTAATAATCATAAAATTACCTATTTGTTGGACTTCTACCACTAAGCAGATCAAGTAGAAAGATGGGAGCATTACATGAAcaattttctcaaaagaaaaccaaattccaTTTTATCTAGATtcacattaattttcttttttaactggtTGAGGGAAGTACAAAGAGGGTCATGCACATTGAAAGGGCTTTAAGTTTCAATGTCCTTATCTGTTAACGAAACTGACAGCAGCTGTTACAAGGATGAAACAAGAATGTTCATAACATAGTTAGTTTGCTGCCTGGCACATCAGTAAAATGTTAGCTGCCACCACCAGGACAAACTAAAAAGGAGAAGACTATTTCATATAAGGAATTTTCAAATCCAATGCTGGTCAAGCTGGCAACACACTGGGGTCACTTACGAACAatgaatagggaaaaaaaaatattatgcaaCCAAACAATTAAAGCAATCACTAACCTGAAGGTTGGTCTTTTATAACACCATTCTTGCTTCTTTCTTCCCAATCCATTACTTCTTTGTAAATCAGCTCTTCAAACAGAAATTCAAGTTAAAATGCTTTATCAGTTTCTTTGCATCTTGAAACCCTGCTTCCAAATCAACTGGAACCACTCCAAGGCAATGTGATGTGCTATTTTTAATTGCGATAGACAATTAAGTAATACAGTTTACCTAGACCAAAATATAATTTGATCCATTATATCTTTTCAACCCAACTATTAAGATAGCCAAAAATGTAGGGTAGTTCTGGATCCATGACAGGGTTTTACAAAGTGGGGGTGGAGAGTGAgacccagagggagggaggaggggagagagggagggaaagtaCTAGTAAAGCAGCTCTAACAGGACAGTTTAAGTACTGGATAGTCTCACATCTTTTTGCACATGTTTTCCTGCATCATTACTTGTGGTTCTCCAAATGTAACCCCTCCAGACTGGCCAGAAATCAATCCAATTATCTAAGTTTTTTTCTTGGCTTTGATCTCAGTTTTCCTCAATTTCCATTTGTCAGAAAAACTAATTACCTATTAAGTAAGGTATCAGCAACTTCCTAAAATTTTGCTATTCATGATATAAAATTAGCTCATTGCAAGCACTTAGTGAGGGctacgggtgtgtgtgtgtgcaggttgctgGTGTCCCTACATCCTGGGGAGGGGCTCTTGGGAAAGACACATCATTGTGTTTGACTTGCGCTGACCGTAGTTTTCAATTAGTACTGGTTctgctttttaatgaaaaatttttagtTCAGCCTCTTTTTTAACTGGTTTAGTTTGTTGTGGGTTGTTTGGTTAATCTTAGAGTGGTAATAATAACTATTTGGACATTTTTGATCTAAAATTTTTCCCaaactcttattttaaaatacatatgtaactACATGGCTTACAAATACAGCATAAGATCACATGACCCCCGTGGGGTCTCATGTCTGTGTTACAGGGGCCTGTGCACTGGGGTTACTGAACAATTTGCAACACATTAACAAGGTAAGTGTGATACAATCACTGAGTTTAGTTTACAAACCAAAATTTGATAATGTAAGATTGTgtgaaaaagtttatttttctcttttgaagcaACTAATATGCAATTCATACATGTTCCTCTCTGAGACTGTTATCTTCAAGTTCTTTTCCTACTGggaagtgggaggagagaggataAGTGGGTTGCAGGGTCTCTTGCCCCTCCCTTAGAAAGGCTATTGTCAAAAAGTGATAAGTTGCCCCATTTCGAGAAATGTCATAAGTAACAATCAAAATAAGTTCTGCATTTACCTTTCCATTCTTCAATTGCGTGTTCTCTTTCTTCCAACTGGGCATCATAAATTTGAGGTGGTggctaaaaattaaattacaggtGAACtcaatagttaaaaaaataatgaagcatgAAGAAAAGGAATCGCTTGTAAGActtctaaattatttaaaataaggatGTAGTTTCATTCAATACACAGCTTATTAAAGATTTCTTCACAAATGTTATATTTACATCAGTTTCAGAATCAAAATAATTACGGAAAAACTAGCCAAAAAATAGAGCTATTATAGTCCTCCTAATAATCACACTCTAAAGACATTTGCTCAAATGTAATTATAAAATCAGTAATCACAGGCTGTTTCCTAGAGATCCACCCTGGACAAGGTACTATGCTAGGAAATAAAGAAGCTGCAAAACATATTTCGggtttatatttcttcctgttaGAACTCCCAAACTCCATCCCCAATTCATAAATGGACTGCTTCAaaaatttgcttaaaataatgtgtttaaaaatcaaattcttttCATAAAAAACAACGTTTAAAATGGTGGTTGGGagcgtgggatgaattgggagattgggattgacacagatacactaatatgtataaagtagataactaatgagaacctgctgtatagcacagggatctctacttcactctggtgtacagaagaaactaacacaacactgtaaaacaactataccccccccaaaaaatggtGGTTAAATGCATTGGCCAAGACATAATAATAAGCATGCCACTATGTGGTTACTTCACTCCCAGCTGAAGACCATCCACACCAGTGCTGCTACAGAAAAATGCACACGAGCACCAGAGTCAGAAGGGGAACTCCCCTAGCGGGCACCTCTGGGGAGGGACGAACAAACTTGTGATTTTCAGCAAGTTTCTCAGCCTGACTGGATGCCTAAACAAGATGATGTAAGCAAAGCCCAAGGCACAGTGCCAGGTAGACAAATGGATGCCTACAAAACATGATATTATGATCACACAGCCGCATCTGCATAAATGGAGACAGTTATATCCCCACAGCAGAAGCATGTTCACTCCTGAGGTACTCTGAGTACAGCCCCGGTAACAAGCATCCCAAAAGGGGTTGTGACCCATGTTACCTGGCCTCGTTGTAATCAGGAGTCCTTTAAAATCCAGGACTTTAAGTAGCCATTCAAGACTGACAGAAGATCCAAGGAAATGCATGTCCTGCCTTTACACATAAGTCTTTTCAAAACAGATACTTACTGCTTCTGCTTCAGCAGGGTCATACCAAACGGTGATATAGGGGTGACGGAGAGCTTCATCTACAGAGATTCGCTTGTCAGGATCTATCACCAACATTTTTGATAGTAAGTCTCTGGCTTGACTTGCTAGGGTAAAAACAAATATTAGATTAATAAACAAATGCTGTtaacctgaaaataacacaataaagaattaaacgttgggacttcctaggtggcgcagtggttaagaatctgcctgccaatgcagggcacacgggttcaagccctgctctgggaagatcccacgtgccacggagcaactaagcccgtgcgacacaactattgagcctgtgcaccacaactattgagcccatgtaccgcaactattgaagcccacacgcctagggcctgtgctctgcaacaagagaagcccctacaatgaggagcctgtgcaccacaatgaagagtagcccctgcttgcagcaactacagaaagcccgtgtgcagcaacgaagacccaacgcagacaataaatatataaataaataagttaaaaaaaaaaaaagaactaaacttGAACAGACAGAACAAAAGTGTATTAACTTTGAGAAATTGTTGAGGGGTTCAAGATTATCAGCCTTTTTCTAAAGTCAAGCAGCCACTTCCACCACAAACCAGGCTTCCAAGTGTGTTCTCAGCCTCTGagctgggaggggagaaggaCAGGGCACAAGGCTGAGAAGCCATGGCCAAGGCAAGTACGGGAGCTAAGCTAAGGGTGGCACTGCCAAGAGTGCAGGCATGAAGCacaggaaagcattttttttcctggtgccACATCAAAGTGAAATTAGAACAGACTAAGCCACACAATGATTTCATATTTGCACAGTACAGAACACTTCACAAGATGCCTCTGCTTTGCCTACCTGTAtacacttattttaaaatctagagattaatagaaaaaaatccaacaaattCAATAACGTGGTTAAATACAAGGCTCACCTAGGTTTCAGCAATTAAAATTCACATGTATAGGCAAAGAAGATATGGGGCTTTTCTGAATGAGGCACAGTTTATCTTGATGTAGAGAGAAACAAAtgtattcttttcccttaaaacaCATTTTAGTGATGGGCACAGGAGAAGGGGAGAAggtgccttttaaaatttatgactCAACTGGCTAGAATCTTTATTCATGTATTCTTTATACCTGAAAACTGTTTGAATTCCACTTGTTGTAATTAATATGAGTCTTTCAGACTGATGTAAATATTTTGGCCTTCAGTTAAGTCATCTTATTGAGGACAAAACTTCTAGGTCTTTAGCTTTCTTTCTGAAACGCCTTCATTCTAGCCTGTAAATGACTTTGAGGGTTTCAACTGTTTTGTCTCTCAGTGTTCACAGGTTTtagaatgaaaacataaaaaagtgaAAGTTTCATCCAGATTATGAAAACCAGTATAATAAAAAAGGACatcttacttttaattttgtctCGTTCAGATTCTGATGGGAATATCCAATCTGGAAAGAGTTCTTCAAATTTGATTCCAGGATACTTTGgtctgttttctacataattCCTCACAGTTGGCTGAAGTTTCTTCATGAAATCTGCAGATGGTGTTCCTAGTTGCTCAATAACTTTATTCCACTGATCAATATCTAAGGAATCTCTTGAGGAAAATACAACTGAAATGCCTTATATTCATATTACATAAAGTAGCATCATTcaaagaaaaactttatttttatatttatcaataaGTAATTAACCAGGCCACCCTCCTGGGTTGGCACAAGCATTCtgaaataatattcaaataagGTTTGGGTTCCAAGttaagactattaaaaaaaaacaacaactctgCATCTTATAAGCTCTGATCACAGTTTATTAAATCAACACAATAAAGTCTATGTGCCTTCCCATTCTAGATCAAAATAACGTTATCTTGTAATTGAAGAATACTTATGACTGAAAGTCTTAAACATGAAATTAGGTAGTAGTTACATAGACAAATTGAAATCAGTTCTCATAATAAAGCTATGTTACAGCTAAAGCTCCCTAAAGTAGAGAGACCTGACTGCTCAATTTACAGCTGGGAGCCATCCCTGCCAGGCAGGCCTGGCAGGATGGAGTACATGAGGGAGGGGGCAGCAGCCAGGGCTCTGGACTTTCTAAGCCCTCACCATGTCCCTTCCCACTGTAGCTGGGCTTACACTGAGCAGTGACAGCTTTGAGAGGTCATTCTGTTTCACTTGGCACTGACCCTGACCATCACTGCAATGCAAAGGattgtgttttatttccttccaaaaTACATGATCTGGTTCAGACTCCATTATGTATTAGACACTCACGAGGTATCAGGCAGCCAATCTCCCTTGGGTCTCATCTTCCTGTTTGTAAAATGCAGACAGTACTAGCTTTGCCTTTCACTGGGGGCTTGAGATAACTGGCAAGAAGAATGTGGAAAGCGATTCTATTGATAAAaccataaaaagtataaaagagaaaacaagccaGAGGAATCAAATAAACAGCATCTTTAAAAAGTGACTAACTGAGGTAcgtcttagaaaaataaaatgacaccaCTGTGACAGAACCTAGGGGACAGACACATGTTCTTGAAAGAACAAAGGAGGAGGCCCTCTCTCCTCCTGTATTGTTTCTTCTTGCTGGTACCTCATCCACTGGAGGATTCCATCATCaatcaaacaatttttttttctcccatcttaAAACAACAGCCACTTTCCTTTGGCTGAACATCCATAGCTTAGCTACCACTCCTACTTGCAGCAAAACAGAGCTGTCTATACTTGTATCGCTAGTTCCcagcctctccttctctcttaaaCATCCTCTCATCAGGCTTCTCCCCCATCACTTCATGAAAACTGCACCCATCAAAGTTGCAGATGACCATCCTTCAATTCTCACCTTTTTGACAGTGTCAATGAACCTCCCTCAGTAACCTGCTTCTTGGCTTCTGGGGTCCCTTGCTCCCTGGGAGGCGCCTGGCTAAAGCTTTCTCCTTCTCACAGGCCATGCAGGGACAGGAGTTCCTTTTCTACCTCAGGTTACAAATCTAAAACAAACCTCTGAGAACTGCAATCTGGTTTCCAGGATCTTTTCCTATCTAATGTTTGAAAAAGTTAGCAGAATTGTCTTTGGAAAATGATGTAATCTCTGTGTATGTTCTGAGAATGACATTAGGTGACATACATAAAATCATTATTACTGACACTGCAAGATGTTAATATGtaaatgaagaattttaaattGCTTAATAATGTACCAAAAAGTTCTCACACATTTCTGTACTTTctgaagaaaacatttaattaattaaaggaaagacacaaaatgaattaaaaattgagAGAAACTGAATGTTAAGTAGATACTTCTAATTATGTatctttagggaattccctggcggtctagtggttaggtcTCTGCGCTTTCAatgctgagggcatgggttcaatccctggtcggggaactaagatcccataagccttgTGGTgaggccataaataaataaataaatctttagacTACATCAACTTTTCCCTTTTTAACTGAATTTATTTGCAAACTAAAGATCTTATTTACAGTTTGAAATAACTGAATCTAAGGTAAGGCTATGGAAAATTGCTAGAAAATTtattagaacaaaataaaatgctgtGTTTAACTTCACGTAAAATCTGTGATGTGGAAAATGTCAAGGAAGGTAAGTAAAATGATAGGAATAAAATCTTCTCATCCCAAGTTTGTGTTGTGAAGAATTTATATTACAAGAAAACCACcctcataaaattataaaaaactaaaattacttaataaaatacatataaaacatagcTATAcaacttaatttcttttaaaggtaACCCATATCTGCCAGCAGACAGAGACCACTTTAAGCTTTTGTAACAAAAAACATCAAAAAGACTAATGAAAATTTTAGGTGGTtagaacacaaatgaaaaaagagtATATGTGAAAAACCATGTTAGAGTAaaaaatattgaagatggaagaatatgaggaatatgagaaaagaaagcTGTTGAAGCTATCATATATCTATTCTCTTTTATGCTGTCATTAATACAATTTGTCGACCACAGTATAAGTTGaccttttttgcattttatatttatttagactTTGTGTGTCACAAAATAACCTTCTAAGTGGATCTTCTAAAATTTCCTACAAAATGTCAGAAGAgtagcaaacaaaaaaatttagcaaatattGTTCCTCACAAACTTTTCACTTTAAtcttttgcatttaggtcttaTGTAGTGTGCTTCAGTTCTTactttggaggaaaatattttaatgcatcCTGGTAACTAATGAAATAGTATATTAAACAAATTACATAAGAATATTGACCTATTAAATTTAGACAACAAATTTCTAGATAAATTAACTGAATTAacagtattttcatttaaatatcagAATACATTTGTCAAAGAGTAGATACATTTCTTATAagctatttttcataaaaataagaaCTAATATAAATTGGTTTAACTTAAttctatacctcaataaaatcaTTACAGGTAgtcaagtaaaaaagaaaacataaaattgaaCCATCTGGTGTGTGACACTAATTTAACAAACATAATCAAGACCCCCTCAGATTACAGTCTAGAGTTACAACATTTTCCTTTTGAGCTCCTGCTGCCTTTGGTATTAATGGAAACCATGGCCGGGAAGGAACCCGGGAAGGATACGATCAGTGCCTTGGAATATCACACAACCTTTCACCAGCTCTCCCATGATGCAACCCACTGACCAGATATCAActgaaaataaagtgaaatgacaaaattatgaagtgccatgaacaaaacaaaggtgAGGAAAAGGATTCCAACAGTGTACTAAACAcacaaatatggaaaataaattgcTAGTTAAGGGTGAACTTTTTTACACAGTGTGGAAGATTGCTGACCTCTATTTTGGCCTTTGGTTTGCAGCAATCTGGGCTTTCAGTGCCAAAGAGTCCAATACTTTAcagcttcaaaaacaaacaacgtCCCAGATAAGAGAAGCGCCTGTCCTCACCAAGCTGCTTCCAGGCAcacgcccacccctgccccggccTCCGTGGTCAGTGCTGGGGCTCTCCCTATGAAGGATACAGTCTCTTCCTGGGAACAGGACTTTGTGGAGGACCATTTCTGCCATGATGCACCCGACAGACCAGATGTCCACTACCAAACACCAGGTGATTAAAACCAGCCAGAGACCCTCCCACATGTCTTTTCTCAAACCCCCTCCCAAGCACAAACACACCCAACTTGTCAgcgtgactttttaaaaatatgaacactACGCCTCCAGAATGAGGGCCTCACAGGGACAGGCTTGTGTGGGCTCCAGGTGTGGGCCAGAGGTGCCTGAACTTCGGGCCATTTGCTGTCTTCTGTGGGGCCCAGCTGAATGACAGGCCTCAGATGCCCAAGCAGAGGGCTATTTAGTGCCCCTgatggtgggggcagggtgagAGAAGCTAACAGGGGACCTCATTTTCTCTCATGTCCACAGAGGACTGGAAACCCACAGAGCTGTGTCTCTCAGAGTGGGAGCACAGGTTATAAAATATCTGACTAAACTTGCAGCACAACTCATTTCAGATGACAGGcaaattttcagattctttttttaacaagtaAATGTGATTTAGTTCTTTTTGACAAATTTTTCAAAAGCTAAGTTTCAAAGAGCTCTGATATTGCTAGAATAAGTTTTGCTgttaaaaaaataccaattttACACACAAAAAGCACatgtattattctatttatatcaagttcaaaaataagcaaaatcaaTCTATGTTGCTGGAAACGAGAATAATGGCTTCCCTTTGGGGTTGAGGCCCagggggaggccaggaggccttgGGTGCTGCTGGTGACGTGGGGGTGCTCCCACCAAGCTGCACACTTGAGATGTGCATACTTTTCTGTAAGTATGTTATACTTTgataaatgttcaaaaatattaatttcaaaagtaaattttttaaagtgaataattttaactagtagaaatataaaattatttctcatcTGTGAACTATGATAATCTATGTATAACACAGTCTCCACAGTATATTTCACATAGTtcacaggaaagagaagaaaaccagtGATGACTAATAGCACTAGTTTTAAACATCCTGGGCTCTTGCAGCTCTGTCTGTACTCACCGTTCTCTTTGTAGCCCATGCCCAGGATGACTTCGGGTGCCCGATAATATCGTGTCACCACATAGGGGGTCATCATAAAGTTGGTGCATGCTGTGCGAGCCAGGCCGAAGTCCAGGATCTTAAGGGTACAGTCTGACTTGACTACAATGTTGCTAGGTTTCAAGTCCTATGATGGAAATGGtttaaattactaaaatgaaCCAAAGCAGGTGAGGCAAACAATCTCACATTGGTAAGGCTTTGTGAGGTCAGCGACCGCTGACGTACGTGAGAGTGCTGGCAGGAGGAAAGTCAGAATTGAACCCTGGGATTTTGGAACCATTTTGGAGTATCCTATTCTCAAATTGAAACTAATACAAATCAGCCTAGAGGGGCCAGATGGTCGCCCTTCCCCTGTCTAGACCTTCACAACGCTCCTTTGCTTAAAACCTTCTGAGGGTTTCCACAACTCCCACTCCTCCCTCTGTCTGTGCCTGGTCAGCCTTCAGTTCCCAGCACTCTGGCTCTTCCCTGCTGTCCAAGCCACATGTGCGATTTTCTAACTGccaccttaaaaaaaagtgactaggaaaagtaaaattaattttaataatttttttaaattcaatacaGTATATTTCCaaagtattcatttaaaaatgtaaccaacatataaaaattattaatgagatagtttacattcttttttttcgtACTGTCTTTGAAATCCTGTGTTTCTTTACAATCACAGCCACATTCTGAGTATTTAATAGCCTCAAGTGGCTAGTGTCTATGATACTGGACAGCGCAGGGCTAGCATTCTCTGATTCTAAGATCTTCCAAAGGCTTCTTCTTTCCTTGGAAGAAGAATCCCATGATCACCAAGTACCCACCCCTCCCTGggaccccccttcccccccccactACCCTCAGCCACCCCTCCCAGTGCTGGCTCTGTGAGAGGAGGCTTCAAAGGCCTCTCTGTGCTCTCAGCTCTCGGCACGGAGTCTTGCATAGCAGactcagaaaatgtttgccaagtgAATGTACGTGTCACACTCTACCACACTCTCAACACAACTTATCACAACTTCTACAGTTTTTCCTTCATAACTCTAGGGCCTTTCTTCATGGTAACCCCCACGTCCCAGACCCTTCCTCAGGCCACAGGAATCTGACTCTTGCATAGGACTCCAGCCTGCAAACTCACCCTACACACTATGACTTCTACACAATCCACATCTATTCTTCTCACAAGCACTTTCCAATGTGTAGTTACAATGTCAAACTGCCAAATCACATCACACAGAAAGGCCATCACTTTAAGTGATGTTTCAGGCCCAGCACCTGCCTGAAACTTTCCAATCGATAGGACACCAATGGGCATAGTTGTGCCTTGAGTGACAGCTGCCAAGTGTTATTGGGATAAtcagaaaaacacttaaaaattacgTCAGCTAAAATTATGTTTCGTGACTGCTAAGTGCTCTCTTTCTAAACATCCGGAATTCAGTAAAATagaattcataaatatatattgcttaaaaacataatgaaaattccCACAAAGCCCATGCAGATGTACTGGTCCCTGTGCGTGTCCTGATGTGCAGCAGTGCTGTGGGGAGCACGGCCAACTCACCCACAGCTGCTAGCCTGCACAAAGGAAAGCGCGAGAAGAATCAGCCCCACACGCAAACCAGCGACCCTTTCCTGTGGGGAGGCAGTCATGCTGCTAAGGTACAACAAACCAATTTGTTTCCAGCTTCCTTAAAGAATACGGCAAGAACAGGCATTTCagaacacaaattactaatagATAAAATCATGCTCAACTCCGTGaaaattaaaaacccaaatgACAAGGAACCATTTTTGGTCTCTCTTCCAGCAACGAGGAAAAGAATGGCAATACCCAGTGCcggaggaagaaacagaaacagacccttCCTTATGCTGTTGGGGGGATGTCAATAGGTGCTTTATCTTTaggagattgattttttttaaaatttgaaatatctcTACTTTACCACCCAGCAGCCCCAGAAATCCAACCTGGCCTTGAACTAACACACAGCCACACGAACAAGGGTGATGAGAGCAGTGCCGCCAGCCAGTCTCATGAACTGCTGCATGATTAGAAAACATGCCCGTTCTGGCCACCTCCACCTGTCAGAAGATGGTCCTCTTGCACTGATTTTGTTGGAACAACACACTTGACTGCCATCTGCTGGAAAACTGTGATAATACGATGCAAACCAAGCTGTCAAAGGTGTGGATTCTTGTCCTGGCAGGAGAGGCAGCGCACCTCCCAACGCTTGCCAACAGGAAGGTGCTTAAAGAGGTCCCAGGGCCCCTGCGGGCTCCTCACACGCACAGCTGCTCTCCCCATCAGTCTCCACACACAACCAGAAGCAGCTTTCCACAAACAGACTGGGCTTGTAGttggaagatggcagagtaaagACCCTGCCCCTTCAAATCTTGAAAACTATCCCaaacaaggaaaacaagaaacacattaaaatacaaatgacaCCTAAATTTTGGGGCTTGACCCACAGAGTGCGGGGATGGCATCCCTGGGGCAGCCAAAAAGGGTGGGCGAAACTTCTGTACCTAAAAAAGGGCAAGAGCAGAGTCGTGGAAGGTTGAGGGCATTGCCACTCTTGGTCAGTTCTCAGTCTAGAATCCACTGACAAAGAGGTGTCCTAGAAGGGAGGACCCTGCACATTGTAACAAGTGTCCACTGCCTTTGTTTCTCCACAGGTACCTATGACCACTGGCTCGGGTGACTGTACCTGGGGACAGGAGACTAAGCAGACATCTGGAGAAGTATGAGACACGAATTCTAAGTGAACGCCGGAAGTCAAAGACTCAAAGCAACATCATGCCTCCTCTACCTGGTGCTGGCAGTGGGTTGTGGAGGCCGGATAATGAATGGAGACTGGTCCCGATCTCTTCCAACTTTATGACGACGCAGGCTTAGAGCAAAACTGTCCACCTCACAGGGGTGTGaatagtttcttttcctctcttccaatCAGTATGGAAGGATGCATTCGCCCCATCAGTGGCTACATGCCCCACCGGAAGCCTTATGAATCTGCTCTAAAAACGACACTGTGTCCAGCACAGCAGCTGCAATCAGGACTACTGGCTGGCTGCGCCTCGATGGTCTCCATTCTCTGGCATCCATCTAGTTTTCTCAAGGGCTGGATGACTGAATTAAACTGAGTGATGAGGGACCATCATCCTGCCATTCTTTAGGTTTTAAAGGCAGCattaattttctctgttctcccccacctcccagagttCAATAATGTTTTTGATGTACTATTGTGAAGGGGGCCTTCAGGTTTCTACTTGGCCTTC is a genomic window of Hippopotamus amphibius kiboko isolate mHipAmp2 chromosome 15, mHipAmp2.hap2, whole genome shotgun sequence containing:
- the MAPK9 gene encoding mitogen-activated protein kinase 9 isoform X3; the encoded protein is MSDSKCDSQFYSVQVADSTFTVLKRYQQLKPIGSGAQGIVCAAFDTVLGINVAVKKLSRPFQNQTHAKRAYRELVLLKCVNHKNIISLLNVFTPQKTLEEFQDVYLVMELMDANLCQVIHMELDHERMSYLLYQMLCGIKHLHSAGIIHRDLKPSNIVVKSDCTLKILDFGLARTACTNFMMTPYVVTRYYRAPEVILGMGYKENVDIWSVGCIMGELVKGCVIFQGTDHIDQWNKVIEQLGTPSADFMKKLQPTVRNYVENRPKYPGIKFEELFPDWIFPSESERDKIKTSQARDLLSKMLVIDPDKRISVDEALRHPYITVWYDPAEAEAPPPQIYDAQLEEREHAIEEWKELIYKEVMDWEERSKNGVIKDQPSV
- the MAPK9 gene encoding mitogen-activated protein kinase 9 isoform X1; this translates as MSDSKCDSQFYSVQVADSTFTVLKRYQQLKPIGSGAQGIVCAAFDTVLGINVAVKKLSRPFQNQTHAKRAYRELVLLKCVNHKNIISLLNVFTPQKTLEEFQDVYLVMELMDANLCQVIHMELDHERMSYLLYQMLCGIKHLHSAGIIHRDLKPSNIVVKSDCTLKILDFGLARTACTNFMMTPYVVTRYYRAPEVILGMGYKENVDIWSVGCIMGELVKGCVIFQGTDHIDQWNKVIEQLGTPSADFMKKLQPTVRNYVENRPKYPGIKFEELFPDWIFPSESERDKIKTSQARDLLSKMLVIDPDKRISVDEALRHPYITVWYDPAEAEAPPPQIYDAQLEEREHAIEEWKELIYKEVMDWEERSKNGVIKDQPSDAAVSSNATPSQSSSINDISSMSTEQTLASDTDSSLDASTGPLEGCR
- the MAPK9 gene encoding mitogen-activated protein kinase 9 isoform X2 is translated as MSDSKCDSQFYSVQVADSTFTVLKRYQQLKPIGSGAQGIVCAAFDTVLGINVAVKKLSRPFQNQTHAKRAYRELVLLKCVNHKNIISLLNVFTPQKTLEEFQDVYLVMELMDANLCQVIHMELDHERMSYLLYQMLCGIKHLHSAGIIHRDLKPSNIVVKSDCTLKILDFGLARTACTNFMMTPYVVTRYYRAPEVILGMGYKENVDIWSVGCIMGELVKGCVIFQGTDHIDQWNKVIEQLGTPSADFMKKLQPTVRNYVENRPKYPGIKFEELFPDWIFPSESERDKIKTSQARDLLSKMLVIDPDKRISVDEALRHPYITVWYDPAEAEAPPPQIYDAQLEEREHAIEEWKELIYKEVMDWEERSKNGVIKDQPSAQMQQ